The Vicia villosa cultivar HV-30 ecotype Madison, WI linkage group LG1, Vvil1.0, whole genome shotgun sequence genome includes a region encoding these proteins:
- the LOC131650768 gene encoding uncharacterized protein LOC131650768 — protein MIRGGEHLNFKRDHVFQRVTPMTGVGRAVKSNKLTPRFIGPFQITERVGEVLYRIALPPTLANLHDVFHVAQLRKYIADPSRVTQVDDIQVKDNLTVEALPMRIEDRKLKQLRGNEIAFFRMCYGTHMLSEEADDWWMSTRAELDADGIEITWAIFKR, from the exons atgataagaggcggagaacacttaAATTTCAAGAGAGATCATGTGTTTcagagagttactcctatgactggtgttggtcGAGCGGTGAAGTCAAATAAGTTGACGCCGCggtttattggtccgtttcagattaccgAAAGGGTGGGAGAAGTACtgtatcgtattgcgttacctCCTACACTTGCGAATTTGCACGATGTATTTCATGTggctcagttgaggaaatacattgcggatccttcTCGTGTAACCCAAGTGGATGATATACAGGTGAAGGATAACCTGACGGTCGAAgcgttacctatgaggattgaagaccggAAGTTGAAACAATTGCGTGGTAACGAGATAGCGTTtttcaga ATGTGCTATGGCAcacatatgttgtccgaagaggctgatgactggtggatgtcgaCTAGAGCTGAACTAGATGCAGATGGTATAGAGatcacttgggctatattcaagaggTAA